In Drosophila yakuba strain Tai18E2 chromosome X, Prin_Dyak_Tai18E2_2.1, whole genome shotgun sequence, a single genomic region encodes these proteins:
- the LOC6525092 gene encoding uncharacterized protein LOC6525092 isoform X3, with protein sequence MLIVDMLTLALANEPICGGGKMRTGGKDNQAAVAAAAAVAAASMANTSGGGLGPNCGLSGHLACEARNSRDNVAAVHDELRQQCHSAIVAVEARAPAEYTGNNKGDSNNNSSNKSDNNSSNNSSNNSCNIDNSGDNTATEVATKCEYAQLEHERQSVSAGAYLQPPNVTVGSSSSNNNSSSNNSSNSSNSSNNNSKRGSSACSIPTIGSELFKANLVAAAAAAAVVAAEQQRQQLHKSASSSSSSSSQTSTNSGQKLCKLIESSEKSVEINCPSPCGTRNVPESGPKSREKSSQSVGQTGDNIGSHNDDDNDTNNDNDNNHDHDDDDDARRTEKFVQKIRQSALPARGPHHFFYPSESVELDAAALAAASLVTVATAAAAPALSSKKEQQQEEQQEAGQAPLSLPYSQPPPCPQDTQQAQQAHEPPASSNSSLTGCGGVDNVAGIAAVRPQKSSWPLDYVRSSIPDTAATCNDNGKQSKPSDLSATSEEKLIDCESLVGNTVPPAAGVGAGAAAVETGATAVAATVATSCIEQDLIDFEHDLGEDFVASQRLKRLQYNFQGRVASSSNIDCVKASLRPQQQQQQQQQQQQQEQEQQTISITKKLPPDTDSDTSQQSQPQPPQSQHQHQTQHQTQSTQGVDNKAIAAIIADPSAIQLNVDGILPAHLPLPNESETIASDRQTAEKAKEQHYVLNTHSEWPVRRIEKAETKAENHYQDQVVIEIETDCEEHLHASSTEDCLRRSAFVPAQPSCKEAGDFGTSLSEFDVQRFSEYLKAARQLQWQHLNSNRNRKQPDIGIGGTNSSFQCYDELLAEFVSEQQQEYLLYETYSDCDTNSNSNSDSNSNTNCDSQEEFDCERACQCHECLASRDQNTSTCARGIVSVTAAHSDPDRLDPDHRIPQPTHLTSGHKMREVNGQLRGLLKKPNRPPPARKNRVVFDETRNEFFEADYIILIREDCAYDEEDEEPCTCGEHELVRLCCEEGCQCNYAVNPAEAGEGRTPQSPKYQPPIEFVDDAALSPPDGYKDSSLKNTLGGALSGHIFGAQHLQQLQVIQRLQQQRAAMLAARNTTGGQIPPPPPPVGTAQQQQQQQQQQQQQQQQQQQQQQQQQQQQQSHQQPHHGAMQQQQSEEDLQGVCTECAECAECAAKQLQEAECSSPQCPEEMSPLGVPAVAILPLHTSSPERRITQKEIIAGEERPKYVLQSQYKPSPTGVTERRIIREAHEDVATAGSTPAPGTAAPPMVAAASAGGADTLPPALPAKASATAAAAAAAAAAASASTSATVSASASASASASASEQQQFEAQKPPPIPPKETSPTQISGILKGGKLWKQDSISQQQSDDQNNTTSEDESGGTKRSVRFVTEDQANAGTDSDAQSLAGDLDDSENQINELIPIKKHSTLFNNALRPNSAVRQLFPSVSAHQAPVLTSEALRAFDESKRAGCLVTHLPGSCGDSDTLRRSMERNILRRSLIKKKAVKSDISLEERIKQLTCDIDEDLVEELQRAVDEDAESVAERADELAQRNSPAGEENPNPVPGSGQAHKFVNGEKSFSPSSSVSSSSSGSSAYKKIADIFNRDKKQEKIMEMEENPIVIIPQECRCPAAPDLGMGIQVPVVHTQIHRTPPRQTEPKRQFLSSTLAPLTACVAGNKDDLSSYYTLAAAAAAHPHAHGHAHTHAHAAHYAAAAAAADFNMGQLLGAAAAAAASGDPAAQHAAAMAAQGLAQGLAAAGGGVGAGGLGAGEDARKVAPDVIAGTPGQEAAGRQEQDELAAFAQADAKRTEQLKKRYTGAGSEPSQSQASSDDDEQNDYGFNKRPSVRGIKPKFSSTNEILAQMQEQLSAAIPTVVNSQPVQHAVKGYAMPNTLKQNPSPQNVPQNLQQQQQQQQQQQQQQQQQQQQQQQQQQQAVHQQHQQQLQQQMAAALQKTEQRTWSFYSETGEQQRFPMDAAAIQQTYYQTLPAGTMFRQTMIQQGATSGVGGADDASLLYAAAAAAQNCQSVTATATATATAIEQSKHSSYSSHFARSPTRRPESPPPLRNYHQTMVLIPYNAETYSQFAASSSGDPKLAHIQRQNILEYQQVTQQTIRVPIGYALPGMQLHVVSGRGHAAHYAQHQQQHQQQQQQQQQQQQQQQQRLMQGHYQFGPDGGMPGFSERGVPEGAAAVSHSDCNAMVSPTSAAAAVQQQQQQQQQQQQQLQQQQQQQQQQQQQQVVGGVGVGAQAQGSVYYAMNV encoded by the exons ATGCTGATTGTGGACATGTTGACGCTGGCATTGGCAAATGAGCCGATATGCGGCGGTGGCAAAATGAGAACCGGTGGCAAGGATAATCaggcagcagtggcagcagcagcagcagtggcagcagcatcTATGGCCAATACATCTGGTGGTGGACTAGGCCCAAATTGCGGGCTTTCTGGCCACTTGGCATGCGAGGCACGCAACTCACGCGACAATGTTGCTGCCGTGCATGACGAGCTGCGTCAGCAGTGCCACTCGGCGATAGTTGCGGTGGAGGCGCGTGCGCCTGCTGAATACACTGGCAACAACAAGggcgacagcaacaacaatagcagcaacaagagcgacaacaatagcagcaacaacagcagcaacaatagctGCAACATCGACAACTCTGGCGACAACACAGCAACGGAAGTGGCCACGAAATGTGAGTACGCGCAACTCGAGCATGAGAGGCAGAGCGTGAGCGCAGGCGCATACCTGCAACCACCCAATGTGACAgtaggcagcagcagcagcaacaacaacagcagcagcaacaacagcagcaacagcagcaacagcagcaacaacaacagcaagagGGGGAGCAGCGCCTGCTCAATACCTACAATTGGCAGTGAGCTTTTCAAAGCCAACcttgtggcagcagcagcagcagcagcagtcgtcGCAGCTGagcagcagaggcagcagcTACACAAGTcagcaagcagcagcagcagtagcagcagccaAACGTCAACGAATTCTGGCCAAAAGCTGTGCAAATTGATTGAGTCCAGTGAAAAATCAGTGGAAATCAATTGCCCCAGTCCTTGTGGCACACGCAACGTGCCTGAAAGTGGCCCAAAGTCCAGGGAAAAGTCGTCGCAAAGCGTTGGCCAAACTGGCGACAATATTGGCAGCcacaacgacgacgacaacgacaccaacaacgacaacgacaacaaccacgaccacgacgacgacgacgacgcgCGACGTACAGaaaaatttgtgcaaaaaatcaGGCAAAGCGCGTTGCCTGCTCGCGGGCCacatcattttttttatccCAGTGAAAGTGTTGAATTAGATGCAGCCGCACTAGCAGCAGCATCACTAGTaacagtagcaacagcagcagcagcaccagccTTAAGCTccaaaaaggagcagcagcaggaggagcagcaggaggcgGGGCAGGCGCCATTGTCATTGCCATATTCACAGCCACCTCCTTGCCCCCAAGACACCCAGCAAGCTCAGCAAGCCCACGAGCcaccagccagcagcaactcATCCTTGACTGGATGTGGTGGCGTTGATAATGTCGCTGGCATTGCTGCTGTCCGCCCACAAAAAAGTTCCTGGCCTCTGGATTACGTGAGGAGCAGCATCCCAGatacagcagcaacatgcaatgACAACGGCAAACAGTCAAAGCCCAGCGATTTAAGTGCAACATCCGAGGAGAAGCTCATCGATTGCGAATCCTTGGTGGGCAATACAGtaccaccagcagcaggagtaggagcaggtgcagcagcagtagaaaCAGGAGCAACTGCAGTAGCAGCAACAGTAGCAACAAGCTGTATTGAGCAGGATCTCATCGATTTTGAGCACGATTTGGGCGAGGATTTTGTGGCCAGTCAGCGCTTAAAGCGACTGCAGTACAATTTTCAGGGACGCGTGGCCAGTAGTAGTAACATTGATTGTGTAAAGGCATCCTTGagaccacaacaacaacagcagcagcagcagcagcagcagcagcaggagcaggagcaacaaaCAATAAGCATAACAAAGAAACTACCCCCAGATACCGATAGCGATACCAGCCAACAATCCCAACCCCAACCACCCCAATCCCAGCACCAACACCAAACCCAACACCAAACCCAATCCACTCAAGGCGTAGACAATAAGGCGATTGCAGCAATTATCGCGGACCCAagtgcaattcaattaaatgtggATGGCATTCTACCAGCGCATCTACCATTGCCAAATGAAAGCGAAACAATCGCGAGCGACAGACAAACAGCTGAAAAAGCCAAGGAGCAACATTACGTGCTGAATACGCACTCCGAGTGGCCAGTGCGCAGGATCGAGAAGGCGGAGACGAAGGCGGAGAACCACTACCAGGACCAAGTGGTGATTGAAATCGAAACGGATTGCGAGGAGCACTTGCACGCTTCGTCCACGGAGGATTGCCTGAGGCGCTCTGCCTTTGTGCCAGCACAGCCGAGTTGCAAGGAGGCCGGTGATTTTGGCACATCGCTGAGCGAGTTCGATGTGCAGCGGTTTAGCGAGTATCTGAAGGCCGCCCGCCAATTGCAGTGGCAACATCTGAATTCCAACCGGAACCGGAAACAGCCGGATATCGGTATCGGTGGCACCAACAGTAGTTTCCAGTGCTACGACGAACTGCTGGCCGAGTTCGTTAGCGAGCAGCAACAGGAATACTTACTATACGAAACCTATTCCGATTGCGATAcaaattccaattccaattccgattccaattcgAATACGAATTGCGATAGCCAGGAAGAGTTTGATTGCGAAAGAGCCTGCCAGTGCCATGAGTGCCTAGCCAGCCGGGATCAGAACACGTCCACTTGCGCCAGAGGCATCGTTAGCGTTACAGCAGCCCATTCAGATCCTGATCGCCTGGATCCTGATCATCGAATCCCACAACCCACCCACCTGACCAGCGGCCACAAGATGCGCGAGGTCAATGGTCAGTTGCGCGGCCTGCTCAAGAAGCCAAATCGACCGCCACCGGCCCGCAAGAATCGCGTCGTCTTCGATGAGACGCGCAACGAGTTCTTCGAGGCCGACTACATAATCCTTATCCGCGAGGATTGCGCCtacgacgaggaggacgaggagccatGCACCTGCGGCGAACACGAGCTGGTGCGTCTCTGCTGCGAGGAGGGCTGCCAGTGCAACTATGCCGTCAATCCTGCCGAGGCGGGCGAGGGCAGGACGCCACAG AGTCCCAAATATCAGCCACCAATTGAGTTCGTCGACGATGCGGCACTCAGTCCGCCCGACGGCTACAAGGACAGCAGTCTGAAGAACACGCTCGGCGGCGCCCTCAGCGGTCACATCTTCGGGGCGCAGcacctgcagcagctgcaggtCATCcagcggctgcagcagcagcgtgcCGCAATGCTGGCCGCCCGCAACACCACAGGCGGTCAGATACCGCCCCCACCCCCGCCCGTTGGCACtgctcagcagcagcagcagcagcaacaacagcagcagcaacagcagcagcagcagcaacagcagcagcaacagcagcagcagcagcaacagtcgcATCAGCAACCGCATCATGGAgccatgcagcagcagcagtcggaGGAGGACCTCCAGGGCGTTTGCACCGAGTGTGCGGAGTGCGCCGAATGTGCGGCCAAGCAGCTCCAGGAAGCAG AATGCAGCTCCCCGCAGTGTCCGGAGGAGATGAGCCCACTGGGAGTGCCGGCTGTGGCCATTCTGCCGCTGCACACCAGTTCCCCGGAGCGCCGGATCACCCAGAAGGAGATCATCGCCGGCGAGGAGCGGCCCAAATACGTGCTGCAATCGCAGTACAAGCCATCGCCCACTGGAG TGACCGAGCGTCGGATCATCCGCGAGGCGCACGAGGATGTGGCAACCGCTGGATCCACACCTGCACCTGGTACCGCCGCTCCTCCAATGGTTGCAGCTGCGTCCGCTGGTGGAGCCGATACATTGCCACCCGCCTTGCCGGCCAAGGCgagtgcaacagcagcagctgcggcagcagcagcagcagcggcatctgcatccacatccgcaaCAGTATCCGCatcagcatccgcatccgcatcggCATCCGCATCGGAACAGCAACAGTTCGAGGCGCAGAAACCACCACCCATACCGCCCAAGGAGACCTCACCCACGCAGATCAGCGGCATCCTCAAGGGCGGCAAACTATGGAAGCAGGACTCGATCTCACAG CAGCAGTCGGATGATCAGAACAATACCACGTCGGAGGACGAGAGTGGTGGCACCAAGCGTTCGGTGAGGTTCGTGACCGAGGATCAGGCGAATGCCGGCACCGATAGCGATGCCCAATCCCTGGCCGGTGATCTGGATGATAGTGAAAACCAGATCAACGAACTGATCCCGATCAAGAAGCACTCGACGCTCTTCAACAACGCCCTGCGTCCCAATTCGGCGGTGCGCCAACTCTTCCCGAGCGTCTCAGCCCATCAGGCACCGGTGCTCACCTCGGAGGCACTCCGCGCCTTCGACGAGTCCAAACGGGCTGGCTGCCTGGTCACCCACCTGCCAGGCAGCTGTGGCGACTCCGACACCTTGCGCAGGAGCATGGAGCGCAATATACTGCGACGCTCGCTGATTAA AAAAAAGGCTGTCAAATCGGACATTTCGCTGGAGGAGCGCATCAAGCAGCTAACCTGCGACATCGACGAAGATCTGGTCGAGGAACTGCAGCGAGCTGTGGACGAGGATGCCGAATCTGTGGCCGAACGTGCCGATGAGTTGGCCCAGCGCAACAGTCCCGCCGGCGAGGAGAATCCCAATCCGGTGCCTGGTTCTGGGCAAGCCCACAAGTTCGTCAATGGCGAGAAGAGCTTCTCGCCGAGCAGCTCCGTGTCCAGCTCCTCGAGCGGTTCATCGGCCTACAAGAAGATCGCTGACATCTTCAACCGCGACAAGAAGCAGGAGAAGATCATGGAGATGGAGGAGAATCCCATAGTCATCATACCACAG GAATGCCGTTGTCCCGCTGCTCCGGACTTGGGCATGGGCATCCAGGTGCCGGTGGTGCATACGCAGATCCATCGCACTCCGCCCCGCCAAACGGAGCCGAAGCGTCAGTTCCTCTCCTCCACGTTGGCCCCCCTGACCGCCTGTGTGGCTGGTAACAAGGACGACCTATCCTCCTACTACACATTggccgctgcagctgccgctcATCCGCATGCTcatggccacgcccacacgcaTGCGCATGCCGCCCACtatgccgccgccgctgcggCAGCTGACTTCAATATGGGGCAGCTACTGGGAGCGGCTGCAGCCGCTGCCGCTTCTGGAGATCCGGCTGCACAGCATGCGGCTGCCATGGCGGCGCAGGGATTGGCCCAGGGATTGGCTGCCGCTGGTGGAGGAGTGGGTGCAGGAGGACTCGGTGCTGGTGAGGATGCTCGCAAGGTGGCGCCCGATGTAATTGCCGGAACACCGGGTCAGGAGGCCGCTGGGCGGCAGGAGCAGGACGAACTGGCCGCCTTTGCCCAGGCGGACGCCAAGCGGACGGAGCAGCTCAAGAAGCGGTACACTGGAGCGGGCTCCGAGCCCAGTCAATCGCAGGCCAGCAGCGACGATGACGAGCAGAATGACTATGGGTTCAACAAGCGTCCATCGGTGCGCGGCATCAAGCCCAAGTTCAGTTCGACCAACGAGATCCTGGCCCAGATGCAGGAGCAGCTGAGTGCGGCCATACCCACGGTGGTCAATAGCCAGCCGGTGCAGCATGCGGTCAAGGGTTATGCCATGCCCAATACGCTCAAGCAGAATCCCTCGCCGCAGAATGTGCCACAGAActtacagcagcagcagcagcagcagcagcagcagcagcaacaacagcagcagcaacagcaacagcagcagcaacagcagcagcaggcggtgcatcagcaacatcagcagcagttgcagcaacaaATGGCCGCCGCACTGCAGAAAACGGAGCAGCGAACGTGGAGCTTTTACAGCGAGACCGGGGAGCAGCAGCGCTTCCCCATGGATGCGGCTGCCATACAGCAGACCTACTACCAGACCCTGCCCGCCGGCACCATGTTCCGCCAGACGATGATCCAGCAGGGCGCCACGTCCGGCGTCGGCGGTGCCGATGATGCATCACTGCTGTACGCCGCCGCAGCTGCGGCCCAAAATTGCCAGAGTGTCACTGCGACGGCAACGGCCACCGCCACGGCCATCGAGCAGAGCAAGCACAGCAGCTACAGCAGCCACTTCGCCAGGAGCCCCACACGGCGGCCGGAGTCGCCTCCTCCGCTGCGCAACTACCACCAGACCATGGTACTCATTCCGTACAACGCGGAGACCTACTCCCAGTTtgccgccagcagcagcggcgatCCCAAGCTGGCGCACATCCAGCGCCAGAACATCCTCGAGTACCAGCAG GTAACCCAGCAGACGATTCGTGTGCCCATCGGTTATGCCCTGCCCGGCATGCAGTTGCATGTggtgagtgggcgtggccatgCCGCCCACTACgcccagcaccagcagcagcaccagcaacagcagcagcagcagcagcaacaacagcaacagcagcagcagcgcctgATGCAGGGACACTATCAATTTGGACCGGATGGCGGAATGCCAGGATTCAGCGAGCGCGGAGTGCCCGAAGGAGCGGCCGCCGTGTCGCACAGCGATTGCAATGCCATGGTATCGCCCACTTCGGCCGCAGCAGCggtacagcagcagcagcagcaacaacagcagcagcagcagcagctacagcagcagcaacagcagcagcagcaacagcaacaacaacaggttGTGGgaggagtgggcgtgggcgcCCAGGCTCAGGGATCCGTGTACTATGCGATGAACGTATGA